From the Polaribacter huanghezhanensis genome, the window TGAATTGCCGAATCTAAATCGCCCATATGATCGTTCCATTTAGAATCTCTAATCAAATAATCAAAATCTGAAAAACTTTTAATTTTTGTTAAATAACTTTCAGCTTCTTTATAATTTCCTAGTTCTAAATGTATGTCAAAAAGCATTTTTTGAGTTGCTTTTAAATTATCACCTAAAATTTCTGCTTTTTTTACTAATTCTAAAGCTTCCTTAAATTTATGCTGAGAAATATAATTTCTAGCTAAAGCTCTTAAACTACCTGATTTTTTATATTCCGTTTTACTATTTAATTTTTGTAATTTTTGTTCTGCATTCACTAAATACTCAATGTTTCCTTCTGATGAAAAAAGCATCGTATTTGCACTTGCAATTTTCCCTAAATACGGATATTGACTTGGTTGTTTTTGAAGTTTATTTTCCCAAAAATCAAGTTCTTTTTGAGCTACTATTTTTGAAGTGTTTACCGATAAGTTTAAATAGGTATCGTAGTCTTTTTTATTGGTAATTTTAGAATCATTTTTAGTTGAACAACTAAATGAAACAACTGCAAATATTACTAAAATAAAATTTTGTTTTGTTTTCATTATTTCGAAGGATTTAAAGTGAAAATTATTGTAAAAATTGACTGTATTTTACAACAGTCAATTTTTATTTTTAAGGGGGATTTTATTAAGGGGGATTTTATTTTACCAAGGTGACGCCAAGTAAGGGAACGACGTAGAAAAAGTTTTGTCGTTTGCATCTACATGATCATCAGATAATGTTGGGTTTTCAGTAAAATCTTCTCCACCAAAAATCAACAATAATTCTACCGTAATAACATCATCATTCAACGCTCTTCCTGTCAACACATTTGTGCCATCATAAAAAGTTGTTTTTCCGTCTAATGATACTGTTAATACATCTGTTGCCAAAACACTTGTAAAAGTTGCAGCGTCCAACATTAATGCATTTTTATCTCCTGCATTTGCGTACGCCGGACTTAAGGCTTTTAAATTTATTTCAAACATTGATTGAAATGCTGCTCCTTGTTGAGTAGGAATTGTAACATTAAAAGCATCTTTCATATTTGAGTTTACAAATACAGTATTAATCGCTGGTCTTCCCATTTGATCTTTCTGCGCATATGTACCAGAAAAATCAATCATAACCTCTGTTTCTAAACTCGATTTTTTACTACAACTTGTCAATGACATAATTGACAAAATTAATACGGTTACTATTTTTATATTGTTAAGTTTCATTTTTAAAAGTTTTAAAATTGTTAATTAATTATTGTTTTACTTTAGATTCTACCCAAGTATTAATTGTTCCGCTTCCACCAATCATAGATTTTGGAACTTCAACTACAATAGATAATACATTAGTTCCTGCAAAAGTATCTGCACCTGGATTGTTAAAGCTTGTTGCTCTACCTCCAATAATTTCTCCGTATTGTGCAAAATCCATAAAGAAAGGATCATCTCTTGGACCAGCAAAGAATTTCATTTCTCCTTTTGTTCCTATGATTGCATTTGAACCATAAGGTGTAATTGCTACTCCATACGCAGAATTATCAGTAGGAATTGTACTATTTAAACCTGTAGAACCTGGTGCAAAAGGACCAAAGAAATACATTTTCCCGTTTCTTGGAATTGCTTGTATTACCCAATCTTCAATTTTATCATCGTTGGTATCAATATTAAATTCTACCAAAACGTTTTCATCAAATTTTGCTGTTTGTGACGCCATCGGACTTAATAGTCCTTGTACGTTGGCAACAAAAACTAAATTGTTGGTGTTTTCGCCTTGAAAGGCATAAAAATCGGTGATATCACTTGAACCACCTGCTACTGTTGGAGCATCAATATGATCTGCTGCATATAGGATTAAACCTAATACTGCAAATGCGCATGTTCCAATAATTAATTTCATTTTTTTCATGATTGTAAATTTTAGTTAATTACTTATTCTCCTCTACTTACGAGAAAAAGAAAGGCACGGTTTTATTTTTTTTAAAAAAAATTAATTTTATTTTAAAAAAATACCTTAAACAACTAATCATAAGTATTTTAACTTATTAAAAAATATTTATTTTTTCTGATAAGAATCCTTATTTTTGAATGATGACTACAATTTTAATTACAGGAGGAACAGGTTTGGTAGGAAAATTACTTGCCGAAAAATTGATTGTTAAGAATTATACTGTTCGTGTTTTAACAAGAACTCCAAAAAAAGAAAATGAATTCTCCTGGGATATTGCCAATAATTTTATTGATGAAAAAGCATTTGACAATTTAGATTATATCATTCATTTAGCTGGCGCAGGAATTGCCGATAAAAGGTGGACATCAAAAAGAAAAAAAGAAATAATAGATAGTAGAACACAATCTACACAATTACTATTAGATAAAGTAAAAGAATTAAAAGTGCCACTTCGTAGTTTTATTTCTGCATCTGCTGTTGGTTATTACGGAGCCATCACTTCAGGTAAAATTTTTACCGAAAGGGATGTTTCTGCAAATGATTTTTTAGGAACTGTATGCAACCTTTGGGAGAAAGCTGTTTTAGAATTTGACAAAATTGCGATTCCAACTACAATTTTTAGACTCGGAATTGTATTGAGTAAAAAAGGAGGGGCATTAGAAAAGATGAAAACACCCATTATTACTCCGATTGCAAACGGAAAACAATATATCCCTTGTATAGATATTGAAGACTTAACTGATATGTTCATTTTTGCCATTGAAAAGAATCTAACAGGAATTTTTAATGCCGTTGCGCCAGAAGAACAAACCAGTTATGGTTTCTCTAAATTATTGGCTAAAAAAACAAAGAGACCATTTGTACCAATTGGTGTTCCAACATTTTTATTAAAACTAATTTTTGGTGAAATGTCTATTCTATTAACTACAGGAAGTAGGGTTTCCTCTAAAAAAATTATAGAAACTGGCTTTCAGTTTACACATAAAAAACTAGAAAGTTCGTTAAATAACTTAACTTAGCATCCACTTTATAACACTACAAAATGAAAAATAAAACGTTTTTAAGTATAGTATTTCTTCTAATTACAATTTCGATTACTGCTCAAAAAAATAATTTTACAAGACAAGATACTTTAAGAGGATCCATAACTCCAGAGCGCGTTTGGTGGGATTTAAAATACTATCATTTAGACATTCAGGTTTTTCCAGAAACCAAATCTATCAAAGGAAAAAATACCATAGAGTATACCGTTTTAAAACCATATCAAGTATTACAAGTAGATTTACAACCGCCTTTAAAAATCACCAAAGTAACTCAAAATGGTAAAGCGTTAAAAGTAATTTCTGAAGTAAATGCGCATTTCGTTCAACTAGAAGAAAAGCAACAAGTTGGGGCTGTAAATGCTATTGTAGTGTATTATGAAGGCAAACCACAAGAAGCAAAAAGAGCACCTTGGGATGGCGGGTTTTCATGGAAAAAAGACAAAAATAACAATGAATTTATAGCAACATCGTGTCAAGGTTTAGGCGCAAGTGTTTGGTGGCCAAATAAAGATCATATGTATGACGAAGTTGAAAACATAGATATTAGTGTTCGTGTTCCATCAAATTTAATGGAAGTATCCAACGGAAAATTGAAAAGCGTAGAAAAACATAATGATCATACAACCACGTATAATTGGACGGTAAAAAATCCAATCAATAATTATGGAGTAAATGTAAACATTGGAGATTATGCACATTTTTCAGAAAAATACAATGGAGAAGCTGGCGTTTTAGACATGAATTATTATGTATTAAAATACAATCTAGAAAAAGCGAAAAAGCAATTTAAAGATGCTCCAAAAATGATGAAAGCGTTTGAGCATTGGTTCGGGAAATATCCTTTTTATAAAGATGGTTATAAGTTAGTTGAAGTGCCGTATTTAGGTATGGAACACCAAAGCTCTGTAACTTACGGAAACAAATTTGCAAACGGATATTTAGGCAGAGATTTATCTGGAACTGGTTGGGGTTTAAAATTCGATTTTATCATTATTCACGAATCTGGACACGAATGGTTTGCTAATAATATTACGTACAAAGACATGGCAGATATGTGGATTCATGAGAGTTTTACCAACTATTCTGAAAGTTTGTTTATAGAATATTATTACGGAAAAAAAGCAGCTGCTGAATACATCATTGGTTTAAGAAAAACTATTGGAAATAGAAGTCCGATTATTGGAAAATACGATGTAAATAACTCAGGTTCTGGCGATATGTACAACAAAG encodes:
- a CDS encoding TIGR01777 family oxidoreductase, with product MMTTILITGGTGLVGKLLAEKLIVKNYTVRVLTRTPKKENEFSWDIANNFIDEKAFDNLDYIIHLAGAGIADKRWTSKRKKEIIDSRTQSTQLLLDKVKELKVPLRSFISASAVGYYGAITSGKIFTERDVSANDFLGTVCNLWEKAVLEFDKIAIPTTIFRLGIVLSKKGGALEKMKTPIITPIANGKQYIPCIDIEDLTDMFIFAIEKNLTGIFNAVAPEEQTSYGFSKLLAKKTKRPFVPIGVPTFLLKLIFGEMSILLTTGSRVSSKKIIETGFQFTHKKLESSLNNLT
- a CDS encoding M1 family metallopeptidase, coding for MKNKTFLSIVFLLITISITAQKNNFTRQDTLRGSITPERVWWDLKYYHLDIQVFPETKSIKGKNTIEYTVLKPYQVLQVDLQPPLKITKVTQNGKALKVISEVNAHFVQLEEKQQVGAVNAIVVYYEGKPQEAKRAPWDGGFSWKKDKNNNEFIATSCQGLGASVWWPNKDHMYDEVENIDISVRVPSNLMEVSNGKLKSVEKHNDHTTTYNWTVKNPINNYGVNVNIGDYAHFSEKYNGEAGVLDMNYYVLKYNLEKAKKQFKDAPKMMKAFEHWFGKYPFYKDGYKLVEVPYLGMEHQSSVTYGNKFANGYLGRDLSGTGWGLKFDFIIIHESGHEWFANNITYKDMADMWIHESFTNYSESLFIEYYYGKKAAAEYIIGLRKTIGNRSPIIGKYDVNNSGSGDMYNKGGNMLHTIRQLVNNDEKWREILRGLNSEFYHQTVTTKQIEEYMSQKSGVDLSKVFDQYLRDYRIPEFAYAIRGNQLKYKWNHVLDGFNMPIKVMINGKIKTLQPTDIWKTAQLEGSNPTLKVDENYYVKSKKLD
- a CDS encoding DUF4331 family protein, with translation MKLNNIKIVTVLILSIMSLTSCSKKSSLETEVMIDFSGTYAQKDQMGRPAINTVFVNSNMKDAFNVTIPTQQGAAFQSMFEINLKALSPAYANAGDKNALMLDAATFTSVLATDVLTVSLDGKTTFYDGTNVLTGRALNDDVITVELLLIFGGEDFTENPTLSDDHVDANDKTFSTSFPYLASPW
- a CDS encoding DUF4331 family protein, whose translation is MKKMKLIIGTCAFAVLGLILYAADHIDAPTVAGGSSDITDFYAFQGENTNNLVFVANVQGLLSPMASQTAKFDENVLVEFNIDTNDDKIEDWVIQAIPRNGKMYFFGPFAPGSTGLNSTIPTDNSAYGVAITPYGSNAIIGTKGEMKFFAGPRDDPFFMDFAQYGEIIGGRATSFNNPGADTFAGTNVLSIVVEVPKSMIGGSGTINTWVESKVKQ